A region from the Wolbachia endosymbiont (group A) of Rhinocyllus conicus genome encodes:
- a CDS encoding IS110 family transposase gives MVTSYQNFIGIDIGKFKNVVAIHKQKNAVKFDNDSDGWQQLFQKFSDILPNSLVTLENTGKYELGLSHFLIDKNIAVHRANTRKVKSFILSHGTVAKSDKSDARALAQYGFERHRTLSLFVPTSKEQSTLVALCQRRDDITQMRAQEKCRLEAPENDHIKKSCQKTIEFFDSQINELNDTIQKIIDGSHELQQRQKILKTVSGIGKKLSQDFLCLMPELGYLSRKEVASLAGVAPHPRESGKTVGYRRIIGGRSNVRSKLFTSAMSAARSKSALGTFYSKLVESGKKKMVAITALMRKIIVIANARLKEAINLNV, from the coding sequence ATGGTTACATCTTATCAAAATTTTATTGGCATTGACATCGGAAAATTTAAAAATGTCGTTGCAATTCACAAACAGAAGAACGCTGTCAAATTTGACAATGATTCTGATGGTTGGCAACAATTATTTCAAAAGTTTTCAGATATTCTACCTAATTCTTTAGTAACTTTGGAAAACACAGGAAAATATGAGCTTGGTTTGTCACATTTTCTTATTGACAAGAATATTGCAGTACATCGAGCTAATACTCGTAAAGTAAAAAGCTTTATCTTGTCTCACGGAACTGTAGCAAAGTCTGATAAATCAGATGCGAGGGCTCTTGCTCAATATGGATTTGAACGCCATAGAACTCTCTCTCTATTTGTACCTACATCAAAAGAACAATCAACCCTGGTTGCACTTTGTCAACGTCGTGATGACATTACGCAAATGAGAGCTCAGGAAAAGTGTAGACTGGAAGCTCCTGAAAATGATCATATAAAGAAAAGTTGTCAGAAGACCATTGAATTTTTCGATAGTCAAATAAACGAACTCAATGATACTATACAAAAAATTATTGATGGAAGCCATGAACTACAACAACGTCAAAAAATCCTTAAAACAGTTTCTGGAATAGGTAAAAAGTTATCACAAGATTTTCTGTGTTTAATGCCAGAGCTTGGTTACTTAAGTAGAAAAGAAGTAGCAAGTCTTGCCGGAGTTGCACCTCATCCTAGGGAAAGTGGTAAAACTGTTGGTTACCGAAGGATTATAGGAGGTAGAAGTAATGTTCGTTCAAAGCTCTTTACATCTGCCATGTCTGCTGCAAGGTCCAAATCTGCACTTGGCACCTTTTATTCCAAGCTTGTTGAAAGTGGTAAGAAGAAGATGGTAGCTATAACAGCTCTAATGCGTAAAATTATAGTAATTGCTAATGCAAGGCTTAAAGAGGCAATTAATTTGAATGTTTAA
- the fabD gene encoding ACP S-malonyltransferase, which yields MIFAFPGQGSQFVGMGKSLYSEFSVARQVFNEVDSILGRKLSHLIFNGPIEELTITENAQPAIMAVSIATLRVIEHVFGESLFSGHNVKYVCGHSVGEYTALCAAGALTLESAIKLLKVRSEAMHEASLKCEGGMVALLGAEINEVEDILKSVQIDGICEIANDNGGGQVVISGTREGLEILPDLLKNLNIKRLVKLQVSGPFHSSLMKPADEKVLEFLEGIKITRPIVPLISNVTAKEESDPKVIKALLAKQVISRVKWREMVLYMASRGINKFVEIGPNKVLSNLVKRIDQSISTKSIGNIGDIDSFFNESLVLTAKNLKVGLS from the coding sequence ATGATTTTTGCTTTCCCTGGTCAGGGCTCTCAGTTTGTAGGAATGGGAAAGAGCTTATATAGTGAGTTTTCCGTTGCAAGACAAGTATTTAATGAAGTGGATAGCATATTGGGTAGAAAGCTGTCTCATTTAATCTTCAACGGTCCTATTGAAGAATTAACCATTACAGAAAACGCTCAGCCAGCTATAATGGCAGTGTCAATCGCGACGCTACGTGTTATCGAGCATGTGTTTGGTGAATCTCTTTTTTCTGGTCATAATGTTAAATATGTTTGTGGGCATTCAGTCGGTGAATATACAGCGCTATGTGCTGCAGGGGCATTGACTCTTGAGTCTGCAATCAAGCTGCTGAAAGTTCGCAGCGAAGCAATGCATGAAGCTTCTTTGAAATGTGAAGGGGGAATGGTTGCGTTGCTTGGAGCAGAGATAAATGAAGTGGAAGATATATTGAAATCAGTTCAAATTGACGGAATTTGTGAAATTGCAAACGATAACGGTGGCGGACAAGTGGTTATAAGTGGTACTAGAGAGGGTCTTGAAATATTACCCGATTTGCTCAAGAACTTGAACATCAAGAGATTAGTTAAGTTACAGGTTAGTGGACCTTTTCACTCATCTCTTATGAAACCTGCTGATGAAAAAGTTTTGGAATTTTTGGAGGGTATTAAAATAACCCGTCCTATAGTTCCTTTGATATCAAATGTTACAGCTAAAGAGGAGAGTGATCCCAAAGTTATAAAAGCTTTACTTGCTAAACAAGTCATAAGCAGAGTGAAATGGAGAGAAATGGTTTTGTATATGGCAAGCCGTGGCATTAACAAATTTGTTGAAATTGGCCCTAATAAAGTTTTATCTAATTTAGTCAAAAGGATTGACCAATCTATCAGTACAAAAAGTATAGGTAATATTGGTGATATAGACAGCTTCTTTAATGAATCATTAGTACTAACAGCGAAAAATTTAAAAGTTGGGTTAAGTTAA
- a CDS encoding ABC transporter ATP-binding protein: MNRSRVDSFKCVLMFILNIVSKFKLNVLIMSLVALVVAVDLSFRKYLVKNILDTAVKYQEGNVIENLLLPVSAYLGMALLITTAFRFYGYFVDIRMFTLMRQKIADISFCRLLQQDHSYYQNNLSGSLVHKVSSLMDSVIELIRLLIDCFFGYSIALVLAIYTLSLVNIKFAIATFTWVSIFILVSIFSFRVLTELADNYSKQNSQVIASIADSILNVISVRLFSQQAHERHKFFQICKKRTIAERKLQWAYFCLWFIYGYSFDILQAVNLYFLIYDYQLNKIAIGDIALVLGINISIIEFLNHLTRNLTQFSTHFGKVSDALPILTTVPEIQDKKNAKELNLLSGKITFNNVSFSYEGQESLFQDFSVTINPCEKVGLVGCSGGGKSTFINLILRLFDVKKGNIQIDNQIVSEVTQSSLRQQISVIPQDPLLFHDTILANIIYGRLQSTIEEIMRAAKLAGIHDFIMTLPDQYGTTVGEKGIKLSGGERQRIIIARAFLKNAPILFLDEPTSQLDSITEKTIQMSLFKLMKNKTTITIAHRISTLLHMDRILVFNKGKIVQDGKHAELVSKQGLYKELWNAQIGCLNGKK, from the coding sequence ATGAACAGAAGTAGAGTTGATAGCTTCAAATGTGTATTGATGTTCATCTTGAATATAGTATCTAAATTCAAACTTAATGTACTTATAATGTCTTTAGTTGCCCTGGTGGTAGCTGTTGATTTGTCTTTTAGAAAGTATTTAGTAAAAAATATTCTAGATACAGCTGTAAAATATCAGGAAGGTAATGTAATTGAGAATCTTTTATTACCTGTAAGCGCTTATCTTGGTATGGCATTACTTATCACTACTGCTTTTAGATTCTATGGCTATTTTGTTGACATTCGAATGTTTACCTTAATGCGTCAAAAGATAGCTGATATATCTTTTTGTAGACTACTCCAACAAGACCATTCCTATTATCAGAACAATTTATCTGGAAGCTTAGTACATAAGGTCAGTAGCTTAATGGATAGTGTGATAGAGTTAATAAGATTGCTTATAGATTGTTTTTTCGGTTACAGCATAGCATTAGTCTTAGCTATTTATACCTTATCATTAGTAAACATAAAATTTGCAATCGCTACATTCACTTGGGTAAGCATTTTTATTTTAGTATCGATTTTCAGCTTTCGTGTACTTACTGAACTAGCTGATAATTACTCTAAACAAAATTCACAAGTAATAGCTAGTATAGCAGATAGTATTTTAAATGTTATATCAGTAAGGCTATTTTCTCAGCAAGCACATGAGAGACACAAATTTTTTCAAATATGCAAGAAAAGAACTATTGCAGAGAGAAAATTACAATGGGCATACTTTTGTCTTTGGTTTATATATGGCTATTCATTTGATATACTCCAAGCAGTAAACTTGTACTTTTTAATTTATGACTATCAATTGAACAAGATCGCAATAGGAGATATAGCTCTTGTACTTGGAATTAATATATCGATTATAGAGTTTCTTAACCATCTAACTAGGAATCTTACGCAATTTTCTACTCATTTCGGCAAAGTTTCAGATGCATTGCCAATCTTAACTACCGTACCAGAAATTCAAGATAAGAAAAATGCTAAAGAATTAAATTTATTAAGTGGAAAAATAACGTTTAATAATGTTTCTTTTTCTTATGAAGGTCAGGAGTCATTATTTCAAGATTTCTCAGTTACCATTAATCCTTGCGAAAAAGTAGGTCTAGTTGGTTGTTCTGGAGGTGGTAAATCTACTTTTATAAACTTAATCCTAAGGCTATTTGATGTTAAAAAAGGTAATATACAGATTGATAATCAAATAGTATCAGAAGTTACACAGAGTTCTTTGAGGCAACAAATATCTGTAATACCTCAAGACCCATTGTTATTTCATGATACTATTTTAGCAAACATCATATATGGTAGACTTCAATCTACTATCGAAGAAATAATGAGAGCTGCAAAGCTGGCTGGTATTCACGATTTCATTATGACTCTACCAGATCAATATGGAACTACAGTCGGAGAAAAAGGCATCAAGCTATCTGGAGGAGAAAGACAAAGAATAATAATAGCCAGGGCATTTTTAAAAAACGCTCCAATATTATTTCTCGATGAACCAACTAGTCAGTTAGATTCTATAACAGAAAAAACAATTCAAATGAGTTTATTCAAATTGATGAAAAATAAAACTACGATTACTATAGCACACCGTATTTCTACACTTTTACACATGGACCGAATTCTAGTATTTAACAAAGGAAAAATTGTCCAAGATGGTAAACACGCTGAATTAGTTTCTAAGCAAGGTCTTTACAAGGAACTTTGGAATGCTCAAATTGGTTGTTTGAATGGCAAAAAATAA
- the gatA gene encoding Asp-tRNA(Asn)/Glu-tRNA(Gln) amidotransferase subunit GatA, translating into MNELKKLSITQMHDGLKKRSFSAVELVEAHISAVENEKLNAFITKTPEIAMKAAKAADEHFSRQKDDLISPLMGIPVGIKDLFCTKGIKTTACSKMLENFVPTYESTVSDLLLKSGAAMLGKLNMDEFAMGSANTNSYFGPVENVWIRKSDGEKVVPGGSSGGSAASVAGFLCAGALGSDTGGSVRQPAAYCGVVGIKPTYGRCSRFGMIAFASSLDQAGVITRSVSDSALMLEAICGYDKKDSISSEKPVPKFSSFINGDVKGKCIGIPKEYRMDGISEEIVHNWERVASYLKENGAEVVDITLPHTKYAIPVYYLICSAETSSNLARYDGVRYGLRVDADTLEEMYSLTRAEGFGKEVKRRILIGAYALSSGHYNEYYEKAQCIRALIRNDFIKAFEKIDYILVPSAPTEAFGLNEKPDPLIMCINDVFTVPASLAGLPAISVPVGLSNEGLPLALQVIGNYYDEAGILNVASLIEQNCGRTIRPLA; encoded by the coding sequence ATGAATGAACTAAAAAAGTTAAGTATTACACAAATGCATGACGGGCTCAAAAAAAGGAGTTTTTCCGCTGTTGAACTCGTGGAGGCGCACATCAGTGCGGTTGAAAATGAGAAATTAAATGCATTTATAACAAAAACCCCAGAGATAGCAATGAAAGCTGCTAAAGCTGCAGATGAACATTTCTCTAGGCAAAAGGATGATTTAATCTCGCCGCTCATGGGTATACCAGTTGGCATCAAAGATCTATTCTGTACAAAAGGAATAAAAACAACAGCATGCTCAAAAATGCTGGAAAATTTCGTTCCGACTTACGAATCTACGGTGTCTGACTTGCTTTTAAAAAGTGGAGCAGCCATGCTCGGTAAGCTTAATATGGATGAATTTGCTATGGGTTCTGCGAACACAAACAGCTATTTTGGCCCTGTTGAAAATGTGTGGATTAGAAAAAGTGATGGGGAAAAAGTTGTTCCTGGTGGATCATCTGGTGGATCTGCAGCATCGGTTGCTGGATTTTTATGCGCTGGAGCGTTAGGAAGCGACACCGGTGGATCTGTACGCCAACCAGCAGCTTATTGTGGAGTAGTTGGAATAAAGCCAACTTATGGAAGATGCTCGCGTTTTGGTATGATTGCATTTGCGAGTTCTCTGGATCAAGCAGGAGTCATTACTCGTTCTGTCTCTGATTCAGCATTAATGCTGGAAGCAATTTGTGGCTATGATAAAAAAGATTCAATATCGAGCGAAAAGCCAGTGCCTAAATTTTCTAGCTTTATAAATGGTGATGTCAAGGGTAAGTGTATTGGTATACCAAAAGAATATAGGATGGATGGAATTTCAGAGGAAATAGTTCATAATTGGGAAAGAGTTGCTTCCTATTTAAAAGAAAATGGCGCTGAAGTTGTTGACATTACTCTGCCACATACTAAATATGCAATACCGGTCTATTATTTAATCTGTTCTGCTGAAACTTCATCCAATCTTGCTCGTTACGATGGTGTGCGTTATGGATTAAGGGTTGATGCTGATACCCTTGAAGAAATGTATTCACTAACAAGAGCAGAAGGTTTTGGTAAAGAGGTGAAAAGAAGAATTTTAATTGGCGCTTATGCGCTTTCTTCAGGTCATTATAATGAATATTACGAAAAAGCGCAGTGCATTAGAGCATTAATCAGAAATGATTTTATAAAAGCGTTTGAAAAAATAGATTACATACTTGTGCCATCTGCTCCAACAGAAGCTTTTGGCTTAAATGAAAAGCCAGATCCGCTAATTATGTGCATCAATGATGTGTTTACCGTGCCAGCAAGCCTTGCAGGATTGCCTGCTATTTCTGTTCCTGTTGGGCTTTCCAATGAGGGTTTACCACTTGCCTTGCAAGTGATTGGAAATTATTATGACGAAGCTGGAATATTAAATGTGGCAAGTTTGATAGAGCAAAATTGCGGCAGAACAATTAGACCTCTTGCATAA
- the rpmE gene encoding 50S ribosomal protein L31, protein MAEIDYHKVTIVMTDGQEFETRSTYGKEGDKIKLDRDPLTHPAWTGSLTSGSASKTSKLAKFNDKYGDIF, encoded by the coding sequence ATGGCAGAAATTGATTATCATAAGGTTACTATAGTCATGACAGATGGTCAAGAGTTTGAAACTCGTTCCACTTATGGAAAGGAAGGTGATAAGATAAAACTTGATAGGGATCCTCTCACTCACCCTGCATGGACTGGAAGTTTGACAAGCGGGTCAGCAAGTAAAACTAGCAAATTAGCTAAGTTTAACGATAAATATGGGGATATTTTCTAG
- a CDS encoding IS5 family transposase, with product MPQKMKVSNQNEYNKFLEKRGNIFRYIDEAIENWYENSPKMQGGNYIYSDKVVILVHIIVNLFRIGLRQTVGFIKGYLQQIGKNLAVISYSQASRRFKKLNIKINDCRVDKSNMENIEIIIDSTSISIYSNTPGHSKENSADRKYRSYEQVRKLHVMLSVNSKKAIAARYSNGVYSDHYGACDLLEEVNFQHKIKALYADRAYDRHKLYKLCKKYDIKTKVLPKKDAAEHSKIDYMSDRNAAIRLIKLYGQDGVKEWKKEAIYGKRSYIEGFFSRLKQVFGFSFRNKSEVNREKELLIKCYLLNKFTDIGMAKFEIIT from the coding sequence ATGCCACAGAAAATGAAAGTCAGTAACCAAAACGAATATAACAAATTCCTTGAAAAAAGGGGAAATATTTTTCGTTACATCGATGAAGCTATCGAAAATTGGTATGAAAATAGTCCAAAAATGCAGGGCGGCAACTATATTTACAGTGATAAAGTCGTAATTTTGGTGCATATAATTGTCAATCTTTTTAGAATTGGGTTAAGACAAACGGTGGGGTTTATAAAAGGATATCTGCAACAAATAGGAAAAAATTTGGCAGTTATCAGCTATTCACAAGCATCAAGAAGGTTTAAAAAACTTAATATTAAGATAAATGATTGCAGGGTTGATAAAAGCAACATGGAAAATATTGAAATTATCATAGATAGCACAAGTATCAGCATTTACAGTAACACTCCTGGCCACAGTAAGGAAAACAGTGCAGATAGAAAGTACCGAAGCTACGAGCAAGTAAGAAAGTTACATGTTATGTTAAGTGTGAATAGTAAAAAAGCTATAGCTGCAAGATACAGTAATGGCGTCTACTCTGACCACTATGGAGCTTGCGATTTGCTTGAAGAAGTTAATTTTCAGCACAAAATAAAAGCATTATATGCAGATAGGGCATACGATAGGCACAAACTTTATAAATTGTGTAAGAAATACGATATAAAGACAAAAGTTCTACCAAAAAAGGATGCAGCAGAACATTCAAAAATAGATTATATGTCTGACAGGAATGCTGCTATTAGGTTAATAAAATTATATGGACAAGATGGTGTAAAAGAGTGGAAAAAGGAAGCAATTTATGGAAAGAGATCTTACATAGAAGGATTTTTCTCAAGGTTGAAGCAAGTATTTGGATTTAGCTTTAGGAATAAATCTGAAGTAAATCGTGAAAAAGAATTACTAATTAAGTGCTATTTGCTCAACAAATTCACTGATATTGGTATGGCTAAATTTGAAATCATTACATAA
- a CDS encoding NAD kinase — protein MHKYKNIGYIASESPKSQEVSKLLKKLNFINITEENKSEIDLLIVVGGDGFMLRTLHNYVIENKNTHVYGVNTGNVGFLMNKCFSRSEDLIDHIEHATSTQLTLLKMEATDTSGKKYHYIAVNEVYVFRKANQIVEMNITINDKLKVEKFRGDGVILSTPTGSTAYNFSAGGPILPLNSNLLALTSINSYYPRHWNGALISNDTIVQIDINDTKNRPALVVSDYKEFHNISQIKIQKDHENTITLLFDKDDSLNERIFDRQFLY, from the coding sequence ATGCATAAATACAAAAATATAGGCTATATCGCTTCTGAGTCACCAAAATCGCAGGAAGTATCTAAACTATTAAAGAAACTTAATTTTATCAATATAACAGAAGAAAATAAGTCCGAAATCGATCTATTGATAGTTGTTGGCGGTGATGGCTTTATGCTACGCACCTTGCATAATTACGTTATAGAAAACAAAAACACACACGTATACGGAGTAAACACTGGCAATGTTGGGTTTTTGATGAATAAATGCTTTAGCCGCAGTGAAGATTTAATTGATCATATAGAGCACGCAACTTCAACTCAGTTAACTTTACTAAAAATGGAAGCAACAGACACAAGTGGCAAGAAATACCACTATATAGCGGTAAACGAAGTATATGTTTTTAGGAAAGCAAACCAAATAGTAGAGATGAATATTACTATTAATGATAAACTAAAAGTAGAAAAATTTAGAGGGGATGGAGTAATATTATCTACTCCCACAGGCAGCACTGCATATAACTTCTCTGCCGGCGGTCCAATTTTACCACTCAATTCAAACTTACTTGCACTGACCTCCATAAATAGCTATTACCCAAGGCATTGGAATGGAGCACTAATCTCAAATGATACGATCGTACAAATTGACATTAACGACACAAAAAATCGTCCAGCGCTTGTAGTATCAGATTACAAAGAGTTTCATAATATATCACAGATAAAAATACAAAAAGACCATGAGAACACAATAACTTTGCTCTTTGACAAAGACGACTCACTCAATGAAAGAATCTTTGATAGGCAATTTCTATACTAA
- the gpmI gene encoding 2,3-bisphosphoglycerate-independent phosphoglycerate mutase: MGIKSVVLCILDGWGNGVESSKYNAISNANPPCWQYISSNYPKCSLSACGTDVGLPGGQIGNSEVGHMNIGSGRVVMQSLQRINQEIGTIENNVNLQSFISNLKSKNGVCHIMGLVSDGGVHSHQKHISTLANKISQHGIKVVIHAFLDGRDTLPNSGKKCIQEFIKSIKGNDIRIATVSGRYYAMDRDNRWERTIEAYEAIAFAKAPRHDNAVSLIDENYQNNITDEFVRPAVIGDYQGIKPEDGVLLANFRADRMIQLASILLNQSGVIPARDAGIYGQTTRTTEGRKRKPFSSILSMMKYKEDLKIPYIFPPISFANTLGQTIEDNKLQQLRIAETEKYAHVTFFFNCGKEEPFSGEERILIPSPKVQTYDLQPEMSAFKLTEKLVEKIHSQEFALIVVNYANPDMVGHTGNIKAAEKAVLAVDDCLAKVLSAVKKSSNTALIVTADHGNVECMFDEENNTPHTAHTLNKVPFIVSCDNLKLRDGRLSDIAPTILQLLGIKKPDEMTGSSLISCITLCHSS, translated from the coding sequence ATGGGCATTAAATCAGTTGTTTTATGTATACTAGATGGCTGGGGAAATGGAGTAGAAAGCAGTAAATATAATGCTATTAGCAACGCAAATCCACCCTGTTGGCAATATATTAGCTCTAATTATCCAAAATGCAGTTTGTCCGCCTGTGGAACTGATGTTGGGTTACCTGGTGGTCAAATAGGTAATTCAGAAGTTGGCCATATGAATATTGGCAGTGGTAGAGTAGTAATGCAAAGCCTTCAGCGCATTAATCAAGAGATTGGAACAATAGAAAACAATGTAAATCTACAAAGTTTTATTAGTAATCTAAAAAGTAAGAACGGAGTATGCCATATAATGGGATTAGTGTCAGATGGCGGTGTTCATTCGCATCAAAAGCATATTTCGACTTTAGCAAATAAAATATCACAGCATGGAATCAAAGTGGTGATACATGCATTTTTAGATGGCAGAGACACATTACCAAATTCAGGAAAAAAATGCATTCAAGAATTTATAAAGAGTATAAAGGGAAATGACATAAGAATTGCTACTGTTTCTGGGCGTTACTATGCTATGGACCGTGATAACAGGTGGGAGAGAACAATTGAAGCTTATGAGGCTATCGCATTTGCAAAGGCACCTCGTCATGATAATGCAGTATCGTTGATTGATGAAAATTATCAAAATAACATAACTGATGAGTTTGTCAGGCCCGCAGTAATAGGTGACTATCAAGGTATAAAACCAGAAGATGGAGTGCTGTTGGCTAACTTTCGTGCTGATCGAATGATACAATTAGCAAGTATTTTACTAAACCAATCAGGTGTCATTCCAGCGCGTGACGCTGGAATCTATGGTCAAACTACTCGTACGACAGAAGGTCGTAAACGAAAACCATTTTCTTCAATTCTAAGTATGATGAAGTATAAAGAAGATCTCAAAATTCCTTATATTTTTCCTCCTATATCTTTTGCTAACACTTTAGGACAAACAATAGAAGACAATAAATTGCAACAATTACGCATCGCCGAAACCGAAAAATACGCTCATGTGACTTTCTTTTTCAATTGTGGAAAAGAAGAACCTTTCTCTGGTGAAGAAAGAATACTCATTCCCTCACCAAAAGTTCAAACTTATGATTTGCAGCCCGAAATGTCAGCCTTCAAGCTCACAGAAAAGCTTGTAGAAAAAATTCACTCCCAAGAATTCGCACTGATAGTTGTAAATTACGCTAATCCTGATATGGTAGGGCATACAGGTAATATAAAAGCAGCCGAGAAAGCTGTGCTAGCTGTAGATGATTGTCTTGCGAAAGTGCTGAGTGCTGTTAAAAAGTCAAGCAACACTGCATTAATTGTTACTGCAGACCATGGTAATGTGGAATGTATGTTCGATGAAGAAAATAATACACCTCATACAGCGCACACTCTAAATAAAGTGCCATTTATTGTGTCTTGCGATAATCTAAAACTAAGAGACGGAAGGTTATCTGATATTGCCCCTACTATTTTACAGCTACTTGGAATTAAGAAACCGGATGAAATGACAGGCAGTTCGTTGATTTCTTGCATTACCCTCTGTCATTCCAGCTAG
- a CDS encoding RNA polymerase sigma factor, with the protein MKSQNSYSGINPIVVKYVKYYAKCLKRLKCFADESIEDIEQELFLLVWPTIIQYDESKSCFVAFVKQLVKCRAINLVYRQSCEKRGGKQGILYIDHTILDNIADERCRFEDEIADRSDLDYIVSTLPQEWQVLCRQLEIFSVPEVAEIRGIARTTVYDILRRIRRHTKKVF; encoded by the coding sequence ATGAAATCGCAGAACTCTTACTCGGGAATTAATCCTATAGTTGTTAAGTACGTAAAGTATTATGCAAAATGTCTTAAACGCCTTAAATGTTTTGCCGATGAAAGTATTGAAGATATTGAACAAGAACTTTTTTTACTTGTTTGGCCAACAATTATTCAATATGACGAGAGTAAAAGTTGTTTTGTCGCTTTTGTTAAACAACTCGTTAAGTGCCGTGCCATTAACTTAGTGTATAGGCAATCATGCGAAAAGCGTGGTGGCAAACAAGGTATATTATACATAGATCATACTATTTTAGATAACATTGCTGATGAAAGGTGCCGTTTTGAAGATGAAATAGCAGACCGTAGTGATCTTGATTACATTGTCTCAACACTACCTCAAGAATGGCAAGTTCTATGCAGACAGCTAGAAATCTTCAGTGTTCCAGAAGTAGCTGAAATACGTGGAATAGCAAGGACAACAGTCTATGACATTCTCAGAAGAATAAGACGACATACAAAAAAAGTTTTCTAG